ttttcaattaaaataaaaaatctctgGCTCAGTTAATAAAGACAAACTTTTGCTGAAAACGTTTATGATCTAATTTCAtatttatgctgaaaaacaGTGAACTATTGTTTGTTTGGCTGCAAAAATCTTGTACCTGAActaaaattaaaattcaatcagaaatgtttcatttaatgtaagtaacaaaaaaaacgtcacagcTGGACTCAGAATTGAAAATAGTCCAAATGTGGGATATCATATGGAGATTTGACATCTTTGTTAAGTTATTGCAAAAAAGTTGCTAAAAAActattaaaagcaaaaatgacataaaattataaaaaacggtttaaagaagcagaaatgacacaaaattacaaaaaacgattaaaagaaacaaaaattactcaaaaattacaaaaacgattaaaagaagcaaaaatgaaacaaatatataaaattacaaaaaatgattaaaagaagcaaaaattacgaaaagtgacaaaaaacgattcaaagaaacaaaaatgactcaaaaattacaaaaatgaataaaagaagcaaaaattacaaaaaattcaaagaaacaaaaatgacataaaattacaaaaaaacgaagaaaagaagcaaaaatgaaactaaaaccacataaaattacagaacaaaaagatgtagaaagagagaaaatcagatttttgtttctgaaactttaaagtttttgttcccagattctgtaaaaactgacaacattaaaaatagaaacatttcaacattttatttcagaaaatctcaataaaactcaacaaaatgttcagtttaCAGAAAACAGTTCTGCTGTTCCTCCTGCAGGGGGCacagctgctctctgattggctctcagcgctgctctctgattggctctcagcactgctctctgattggctctcAGCCCATCACCTGCAGCACTGTGGCACACAGCTCTCTGATAGGTCGGTTCTCTGACCTCAGCAGAGCGGTGACGGCGGCGGCGGCTGCGTTGGGACAGAACTTCTCTCCGACCAGAACGTTCTCCAGTTCTTCGACCAGCTGCTGTGGAACCCAGCCCAGTGGAACCTGGATCCTGCAGCTGGAGATCCGTCCGTCCTTCACCTGCAGCCCGACGGAACCCAGAACCTCATTCAGCTGCAGAGACGTCTCCACCAAGAACTTTGGCGTCTTTCCAAAAGTCCAGTTCCACCCACGAAGCTCCGCCTCCAGATGGCCGACGCCCGGAAACACGGACTCATCGGACGGATCCACAAGAACCGTCGGAGAACCGGAGCAGAACTCTGAGAGAACCAACGGAAATTAAGCAGAACACGAGTTAGAACACAGAGACCAGGAAGAAATAAACTAAACAGGGACGACTAAACAGGGGAACCCAGTGGAACTACAGTAGAACCCGGTAGAACCCAGCAGAACCCAGTAGAATTATGTAGCACCCACTGGAACCCAGTAGAACCCAGTAGAACCCAGTAGAACCCCGGGCAGTAGAACACAATAGAACACAGTGGAACACATTAGAAAGCAGTGGAAGACATTTAAACTACAGTAGAACAGTAGAACAGTAGAACTCAAGAGATATCTGTAGAACTCAGTAGAACTCAATAGAGCTACAGAAGAACACAGCAGAACTAAAGCAGAACTCAGTAGAACATGGTACCTTTGTTGTACTGCTGTGCCATTGCTTCCAGTAGCTCCTCCCACTGCAGAGAGGGGGCGTGGTCTGTCAGGTTGGTGATGGGGGACGGGACGCTGGGTGTTGCGTTGCTATGGATACCGGGACAGGAGGGGCGGAGTacggcagagagggaggagcgATCGGCTGAGTGGAGCAGAGTGCAGTGATGGTAGGAGGACTGTCTGCTGAGCCTGGAGGCTGTGCCTGGAGACAACAACAACGACGACAAtgtaaacaacataaacaacaacaatgttaACAGCAACAATGTAAACTATGTAAACAACAATGTAAACAGCATAAGCAATGACAATGTAAACAACAACTATGTAAACAACAATGTAAACAATGTAAGCAACAACAACGACAATGTGAACAATGAAGTCAATGTAAACAACAATGGAAGCAACAACATAAGCAACAatgtaaacaataacaacaatgtaaacaaaaacaacaatgtaaacaaaaacaacaatgtaaACAGCACCCAAAAAATCGTGAACAAtgtaaacatgaacacaaacaacataaacaataaAGGACCAAcaatataataaacaaaaactgcctgagtgacaacataaacaacaaataacaggaaacaacacacaaacaacatgaacaataacaaaaacaacaattacaaggaaaacaacacagacCTATAAAACGGATCTAATTAACAGAATAACAGAACCCTTCGGACCAGTTCTACTGTAGTTCTACTGAGTTCTACTGTGTTCTATTGAGTTGCACTGTAGTTCTACTGTAGTTCTACTGAGTTCTACTGTGTTCTATTGAGTTGCACTGTAGTTCTACTGTAGTTCTACTGAGTTCTACTGTGTTCTATTGAGTTGCACTGTAGTTCTACTGTAGTTCTACTGAGTTCTATTGTGTTCTATTGAGTTACACTGTAGTTCTACTGTAGTTCTACTGAGTTCTAATGTGTTCTATTGAGTTACACTGTAGTTCTACTGTAGTTCTACTGAGTTCTACTGTGTTCTATTGAGTTGCACTGTAGTTCTACTATAGTTCTACTGAATTCTAATGTGTACTAACGTGTTCTACTGTTGTTCTACTGACTTCTAATGAGTGCTCCAGTAGTTCTACAAAGTTCTGTTGTAGTTCTACTGTAGTTTTAATGGGTTCCACTGAGTTTTGAGGTCTGGTTTGGTTCAGTCCGGTCTGATCCGGTTCGGTTCTGGTCCTACCTGAGATCTTGTAGCGTCCGTCCAGAACGATGTCGAGTCTTTCGGTGGCTCGTACATCCAGTTCTGGTCTGAGGTTCCTCAGCGCCTCGGTCACCACTTTCAAGTTCCTCTTGCGGTCGTAGGACTTCTTGGAGGTGAAGAACGTGAGGTTCAGGTTCCCGAGGTCGTGGAAAACCGTCCCTCCGCCGCTACGACGCCGCGCCAGAGCGACGCCGGCCTTCCTCATGGCCCTCAGGTCACACTCGGCCCATGGGTTCTGGTGCCGTCCGATGACCACGGCCGGCCGGTTCCTCCACAGCAGCAGGACGCTGCGGTGCTGGAGGTCCACGTTGGCATCGATCCAGTCCTCCAGGGCCAGGTTCTGGTGGACGTCGGTGGACAGGGACTGGAGAACCAGACCTGGACTGCTGCTGTCCGTGAAGAGGCTGCTGGACCGGGACCGGAACtgggaccaggaccagaaccaggacctcTGGTTTCCACCtctcaaaagaaaaaatgtccGTCTGATCTGTGACATCATCGTTGTCTCGTGTCACTTCCTCTCCTCCACATGTCGGGAACGTCTggaatgtcaaaataaaataccttcagaggagcagcagccaccaaaataaaagttttaagtTTCCTAAAACATCACAAATATTTAAgatctgaattttaaaaaactgtaattacCAACCAGCAGGAAATTAGCTATGACTAGCAAAGAATTCAAGCTAGCTAGCCAGCAAGTGCTACAGCAAGTTAATATAGCTTAACATAAAGTCAGTTAATCAGCTAAGTACGGCTACAATCAGCTAATATTGCATATTGTTGTTAGCATACCATAAGGTCAGGTAGTAACTTAGCTAGCTAGTGCAACAACAAGCTATTATAGCACAATGTTACTAGGTTAACAAAAAGTCAGTTAATCAGCTaagcaataacaataataataatagctttATTTCGATAGCACTTTTCATATAAGAAaatgtagcacaaagtgctacACTCAGAGATAAAAACACGCTGCCCAAACTCACAATCATtagttacatttaaaatgaaaacaaataaaattaagttaagttaaaaacaataagataaaaaatgaaataaaaatacctAAAGTAGATGAAGTTAAAAATTTAGTTAAAAGTCAGACTAAAAAGGTAGGTCTTAagtttgcttttaaaagtaTTAATATTACAAGTCACCCTCAGATCTTCAGGCAggccattattattattattattagtagtagtagtagtattgaaGGGTATAGTAATAAAAAGATGCTTCaccatgttttatttctgactttGGATACTGTAAGTAGCCAATTAAATAGAGCTAAAAGCAAGCTAATAGAGCACAATGTTATTTGCTTAGCATAAGGTCAGCTAATTAACTAGCTTGTGCTACACCCagctaatatagcataatgCTAAGCTAGACAGCCTTAGAGACAATCAATAACAACACATTTTACTGCTAGTTAGCTTCAATGCTCATGTACTAGAAGATGCTAGacacaatttaataaaaatttgaGCTATAGAataaaaatcattgatgatGACGTCATAAACTGACGGCACTtacaggtcagaggtcacatttACCTGAGCTAACCTGCAGTATCAGGAACAGTGAAGCTGTCGTCAGTGACCTGCAGCAGGACAAGTCTCCTCCTGACTTCCTGTGAAGCTGCAAATTAAAACTTGCAGACGTAGACAAACTACCCGCACTGACTGATGTTTACCGAcggaaataaacaaacaagcagcCGGTAAACAAACGTCTGACCGAACACGAGGAGCGGCGGTGAAGGACCGACCTGAACCTGAGACACCGGAGACGCACCGCGCTGATTCCAGTCTGACCCTTCAAAATAAAGGAGGGAACGCCATCTGAAAATAGTTTTAATGGTTGAAGTTTTTTGTTAGATTCTTCTGAAGATTCAGCGACACATTTATaagtaaataatgaataaatgtaAATCTGCAGAGATCCTCAGAGGCCGT
This portion of the Acanthochromis polyacanthus isolate Apoly-LR-REF ecotype Palm Island chromosome 22, KAUST_Apoly_ChrSc, whole genome shotgun sequence genome encodes:
- the LOC110970747 gene encoding lipoyltransferase 1, mitochondrial, which codes for MMSQIRRTFFLLRGGNQRSWFWSWSQFRSRSSSLFTDSSSPGLVLQSLSTDVHQNLALEDWIDANVDLQHRSVLLLWRNRPAVVIGRHQNPWAECDLRAMRKAGVALARRRSGGGTVFHDLGNLNLTFFTSKKSYDRKRNLKVVTEALRNLRPELDVRATERLDIVLDGRYKISGTASRLSRQSSYHHCTLLHSADRSSLSAVLRPSCPGIHSNATPSVPSPITNLTDHAPSLQWEELLEAMAQQYNKEFCSGSPTVLVDPSDESVFPGVGHLEAELRGWNWTFGKTPKFLVETSLQLNEVLGSVGLQVKDGRISSCRIQVPLGWVPQQLVEELENVLVGEKFCPNAAAAAVTALLRSENRPIRELCATVLQVMG